One Kiloniellales bacterium genomic window, CCGAAGCAGGAGGAAGCCAGTATGGCCGTCAGGAAGAGCACCGCCGCGAAGAAGCCCAGGGCCGCGGCGCGGAGCACCCAGAAGAAGACCGAGACTGTCGTAGCGGCGGGCACCGAGGTGGCGCAGAGCGTCGTCGACGCCGGCGTCGAGACCGTCGAGGCCGCCGTTAAGACCGGCACTGAAGCCGCCGCTCAGAACGTGGAGCGGGCGGTGACGACTACCAACGCGCAGGTCAAGAAGGCCTCCAAGGCGATGTTCGCCGGCTATGGCGACTTCTCGGCCATGAGCCAGGAGAACATCGACGCCGTGGTCAAGGCCGGGCAGATCATGGCCGTCGGCATGGAGAGCGTGAGCCGCGAGCTGATGAGCTTCGCCAAGGCCCATGCCGAGGCCAACGCTGCCGCGGCGACCAAGATGTTCAGCGCCAAGACCATGCAGGAAGCCATCGACCTGCAGAACGCCTACGCGCGCGAGAGCTTCGACAAGGCGGTCGCGGAGACCGGCAAGCTGACCGAGATGTCGGTCAAGTTCGCCACTGACGCCTTCGCGCCGATTCAGAGCCGCGTCAACGTCACGGTCGAGAAGCTGCTGAAGCCGACCGCCGTCTGACGCTTTGTCCACAGATTATGGACGACCGGGCCCGGATCCAGCATCCGGGCCCTTTTTTTGCTTCCATCACCCCTTTTCCCCATCCGGTAAAATCCAATATGATTCGCAGGATGCGGCGTCGAGCGGCGCGGCATCCTTTGTTAACGGTGCCGTCAGACAATCGCGGATATGACCGACAAGCGCAAAGATCAGGGCCCGGACAATGGGAACGCCACCGGCGTCGTCGTCGAAAGCAAGCCCAGGACCAAGAAGCCGTCGATGTACAAGGTCCTGATGCTGAACGACGACTACACGCCGATGGAGTTCGTCGTTCACGTTCTGGAACAGTTCTTTTGCAAGAACCGCGAAGAGGCCACGCAGATCATGCTCCACGTCCATCGGCGGGGCGTGGGCATCTGTGGCGTCTACACCTATGAGGTGGCTGAGACCAAGGTGACCCAGGTGGTCGATTACGCG contains:
- the clpS gene encoding ATP-dependent Clp protease adapter ClpS, producing the protein MTDKRKDQGPDNGNATGVVVESKPRTKKPSMYKVLMLNDDYTPMEFVVHVLEQFFCKNREEATQIMLHVHRRGVGICGVYTYEVAETKVTQVVDYARRHQHPLQCTLEKE
- a CDS encoding phasin family protein, which encodes MAVRKSTAAKKPRAAARSTQKKTETVVAAGTEVAQSVVDAGVETVEAAVKTGTEAAAQNVERAVTTTNAQVKKASKAMFAGYGDFSAMSQENIDAVVKAGQIMAVGMESVSRELMSFAKAHAEANAAAATKMFSAKTMQEAIDLQNAYARESFDKAVAETGKLTEMSVKFATDAFAPIQSRVNVTVEKLLKPTAV